In one Pseudodesulfovibrio tunisiensis genomic region, the following are encoded:
- a CDS encoding ATP-binding protein — protein MVTNESIEDFSLRHVSKSFRRWSEWELANTALGGISFLALEAIGALIILNYGFVNSALAVAVLGLIIVLTGIPIAYYASRENIDIDLLTRGAGFGYIGSTITSLVYACFTIIFFAIEATIMAKAINLCFSVPLPIGYIFCSLVIVPFSFYGVTVITKLQNYTQALWLFLWIAPIVYIVVKDPGSLLQWTTFMGTEQATPDFSPFLFGSALSVLFSLIPQIGEQVDYLRFLPDKGPDNKVRWWAAVLAAGPGWIVVGAAKILCGSFLAVLFLRTGGLIDGMVMDPVDLYLNAFDYILENQEYAIVAVMIYVVVCQIKINATNAYAGSLAWSNFFSRVTRSHPGRAVWLVFNVVISILLMQLGVFKTIQSMLQVYAIFAVAWIGAIASDLTILKPLGISPPYIEYKRAYLYSINPVGFGAMLLAALVALLAHFGVLGEYGQFFPALIAFFVSYATAPIIAFLTKGRFYLKRQNTDTFQDSLFTCATCHKEYDHQDIIYCPIYDEYICSLCCTLDSVCEGRCKDFSTEKSEDVLDKSGGIRKFKPFVHHYTAVMAIIGIIFFITFATSGFSNAPEWPKFRNILIITFIFTALVVGVWGWWFTLIQERRLVVEDELDKQVHELQQEASIRRKVSAVLEKTSKQQQLILENTTIGIAYVIDSQLIWCNNRFLKLCRVTGDSPKPVSVLEFFPDQDMYETVSKEARINLWKSGNYYTEFPLDCSDGEPCWLTLSINAIDRRDSSQGMIWLVNDVSEQKQAEKALKESRRRLRELNENLEGQVRKRTEELKQSYRSLRQADKMASLGILISGMAHEINNPMNFIRLNSQTMREAWVNIMDVLDQYAETDEPIWIGNMPLDYASKSIPRMLDGIVEGCDRVSSIVSNLKDYSRQSPVNMGGRVDMNEALKAALTLLAPSFNNGAVELDLDTPEAVPTFKGDLRRVEQVLINLIQNSCQALGDRERKIAIRTYEENGKVCFWIQDHGVGISEQNLRHVRDPFFTTKRASGGTGLGLSVSAGIVEEHFGTMDIESVPGRGTTVTLRFPVSE, from the coding sequence TTGGTAACAAACGAGTCCATCGAGGATTTTTCGCTCAGGCATGTCAGCAAATCCTTTCGCCGCTGGTCGGAATGGGAGCTTGCCAACACCGCCTTGGGAGGCATCTCCTTTCTGGCCCTGGAAGCCATCGGTGCGCTGATAATTCTCAATTACGGCTTTGTGAATTCGGCGTTGGCCGTGGCCGTTCTGGGCCTGATCATCGTTCTGACCGGCATTCCCATCGCGTATTATGCATCGCGGGAAAATATCGATATCGACCTGCTGACGCGCGGGGCCGGATTCGGGTATATCGGGTCGACGATAACCTCTCTGGTCTACGCCTGCTTCACCATCATCTTCTTTGCCATTGAAGCGACGATCATGGCCAAGGCCATCAATCTCTGCTTCAGCGTGCCCTTGCCCATAGGGTACATTTTCTGCTCGCTGGTCATTGTTCCGTTTTCCTTCTACGGCGTTACGGTCATCACCAAGTTGCAGAACTACACCCAGGCCCTGTGGCTGTTCCTGTGGATCGCTCCCATCGTCTACATAGTGGTGAAGGACCCGGGATCACTGCTGCAATGGACGACATTCATGGGCACGGAGCAGGCAACTCCGGATTTCAGTCCGTTCCTGTTCGGTTCGGCCCTGTCGGTCCTGTTCTCCCTGATTCCCCAGATAGGGGAGCAGGTGGACTATCTGCGGTTTCTTCCGGACAAGGGGCCGGACAACAAGGTTCGCTGGTGGGCTGCGGTGCTGGCTGCCGGACCGGGCTGGATTGTCGTGGGCGCGGCGAAAATCCTGTGCGGTTCGTTTCTGGCCGTGCTCTTTCTGCGCACGGGCGGCCTGATCGACGGCATGGTCATGGATCCGGTGGACCTGTATCTGAATGCGTTCGATTACATTCTGGAGAATCAGGAATACGCCATTGTCGCGGTCATGATCTATGTGGTTGTCTGTCAGATCAAGATCAACGCGACCAACGCCTATGCCGGGTCTCTGGCCTGGTCCAACTTCTTTTCGCGGGTGACCCGCAGCCATCCGGGCCGGGCAGTGTGGCTGGTATTCAACGTGGTCATTTCCATTCTGCTGATGCAGCTCGGCGTATTCAAGACCATCCAGTCCATGTTGCAGGTCTACGCCATTTTCGCCGTGGCCTGGATCGGCGCCATTGCCTCGGACCTGACCATACTCAAGCCGCTGGGGATCAGCCCGCCGTACATCGAGTACAAGCGCGCCTATCTCTACAGCATCAATCCCGTGGGATTCGGGGCCATGCTTTTGGCCGCGCTGGTGGCTCTGCTGGCTCATTTCGGTGTGCTCGGCGAATACGGCCAGTTCTTTCCGGCCCTGATTGCGTTCTTCGTTTCCTATGCCACGGCCCCGATCATCGCGTTTCTGACCAAGGGTAGGTTCTATCTCAAGCGCCAGAACACGGACACGTTTCAGGACAGTCTGTTCACCTGTGCCACCTGCCACAAGGAGTACGATCATCAGGACATCATCTATTGCCCGATCTACGACGAGTACATCTGCTCGTTGTGCTGCACGCTGGACAGTGTGTGCGAGGGGCGGTGCAAGGATTTTTCCACGGAAAAGAGTGAAGATGTTCTGGACAAGAGCGGCGGGATTCGCAAGTTCAAGCCGTTCGTGCACCACTATACCGCAGTCATGGCCATCATCGGGATCATCTTTTTCATCACCTTTGCCACCTCGGGGTTCAGCAACGCCCCGGAATGGCCGAAATTTCGCAACATCCTGATCATCACGTTCATTTTCACGGCTCTGGTCGTGGGCGTATGGGGCTGGTGGTTCACCCTGATTCAGGAACGCAGGCTGGTGGTCGAGGATGAACTGGACAAGCAGGTGCATGAGCTGCAGCAGGAGGCGAGCATTCGACGCAAGGTCAGCGCCGTGCTGGAAAAGACCAGCAAACAGCAGCAGCTCATTCTGGAAAACACCACCATCGGCATCGCTTATGTGATCGATTCCCAGCTCATCTGGTGCAACAATCGTTTTCTGAAGTTGTGCCGTGTGACCGGGGATTCGCCCAAGCCCGTGTCCGTGCTCGAATTCTTTCCGGATCAGGACATGTACGAGACCGTGAGCAAGGAAGCGCGGATCAATCTTTGGAAGTCCGGAAACTACTACACGGAATTTCCCCTGGATTGCTCGGACGGAGAGCCCTGCTGGCTGACATTGTCCATCAATGCCATTGATCGCAGGGATTCCTCCCAGGGCATGATCTGGCTCGTCAATGACGTGAGTGAGCAGAAGCAGGCGGAAAAGGCGCTCAAGGAGAGCCGCAGACGGCTCAGGGAACTGAACGAGAATCTGGAGGGACAGGTTCGGAAACGGACCGAGGAACTCAAGCAGAGCTATCGTTCCCTGCGTCAGGCCGACAAGATGGCGTCGCTGGGCATCCTGATTTCGGGCATGGCGCACGAGATCAACAATCCCATGAACTTCATCCGGCTCAATTCCCAGACCATGCGCGAAGCCTGGGTGAACATCATGGATGTGCTGGATCAGTATGCGGAGACGGACGAACCCATCTGGATCGGCAACATGCCTCTTGATTATGCGTCCAAAAGCATTCCCCGGATGCTCGACGGCATTGTCGAGGGCTGCGACCGCGTTTCCAGCATCGTGAGCAATCTCAAGGATTATTCGCGTCAGTCTCCGGTGAACATGGGGGGCAGGGTAGACATGAACGAGGCGCTCAAGGCCGCGCTTACCCTGTTGGCTCCATCCTTCAACAACGGAGCCGTGGAACTTGATCTGGACACGCCGGAGGCGGTTCCCACGTTCAAGGGCGATCTGCGCAGAGTGGAGCAGGTACTCATCAATCTCATTCAGAATTCCTGTCAGGCCTTGGGTGACAGGGAGAGAAAAATAGCAATTCGGACGTACGAGGAAAACGGGAAAGTCTGTTTTTGGATACAAGACCATGGGGTGGGCATTTCAGAGCAGAATCTGCGCCATGTGCGCGACCCGTTTTTCACGACCAAGCGGGCCAGCGGCGGGACGGGACTCGGTCTGTCCGTATCCGCTGGCATTGTGGAGGAGCACTTCGGCACCATGGACATCGAGTCCGTACCGGGCCGGGGAACCACGGTCACGCTCCGGTTTCCGGTCTCCGAATGA
- a CDS encoding sigma-54-dependent transcriptional regulator, translated as MQRHPYPGLPILIVDDERAALDSFEIALYSSGYSNVVVCDDSRKVMDLMEEQEFCLVLLDLIMPHLTGSELLVRIKERFPHVPVIIITAVSDISSVVQCIRNGAVDYILKPVDKEEISNRVRNALEYSDLEQENVRLQQGLLDGTLCHPEEFDHIVTRNSKMMSIFKYCEAVAGSLKPVLITGETGTGKELIAQAVHRLSGRKGEFVAVNIAAFDDAILADSLFGHVRGAFTGADRARMGLVEKANGGTLFLDEIGDLSLQSQVKLLRLLQEQEYFPVGSDVPKKANVRIVTSTLRDVGALKREGKFREDLYYRLTAHHVSLPPLRERPEDVRPLLDHFLRLEAEELGKAVPTYHPELVNLLRTYRFPGNIREFKAMVGDALSRHTSRMLSSASFREHMNTEECLCEPEGETLVGTGLECLRFDPENLPGLKDAVSHVSSVLIEQAMEKSGGNQSAAARILGISQQALSLKLKKMREAA; from the coding sequence ATGCAACGACACCCGTATCCCGGGCTGCCGATCCTTATCGTTGACGACGAAAGGGCGGCCTTGGACAGTTTTGAAATCGCGCTGTATTCATCCGGCTACTCCAACGTGGTGGTTTGCGATGACAGCCGAAAGGTCATGGACCTCATGGAAGAGCAGGAATTCTGCCTTGTCCTGCTCGACCTGATCATGCCGCATCTGACAGGTTCGGAGCTGCTGGTTCGCATCAAGGAACGTTTTCCCCATGTTCCTGTCATCATCATTACTGCGGTCAGCGACATCAGCTCCGTGGTGCAGTGCATTCGCAACGGCGCCGTGGACTACATTCTCAAGCCCGTGGACAAGGAAGAGATCAGCAACCGGGTTCGCAATGCCCTTGAGTACAGCGATCTGGAACAGGAGAACGTCCGTTTGCAGCAGGGACTGCTGGACGGCACCCTGTGCCATCCCGAGGAATTCGACCACATCGTGACGCGCAATTCGAAGATGATGTCCATCTTCAAGTATTGCGAGGCCGTGGCCGGGAGCCTGAAGCCTGTGCTCATCACCGGGGAAACCGGGACGGGCAAGGAACTGATCGCGCAGGCCGTGCACCGCCTCAGCGGGCGCAAGGGCGAGTTCGTGGCCGTGAACATTGCGGCATTCGACGACGCCATTCTGGCGGATTCCCTGTTCGGTCATGTTCGCGGTGCGTTCACCGGAGCGGACCGGGCGCGCATGGGCCTTGTGGAAAAGGCCAATGGCGGAACCCTGTTTCTGGACGAGATCGGCGACCTCAGCCTGCAATCGCAGGTCAAGCTGTTGCGTCTGCTCCAGGAGCAGGAGTATTTCCCGGTTGGCTCGGACGTGCCCAAGAAGGCCAATGTCCGTATCGTCACGTCCACGCTTCGCGATGTGGGGGCACTCAAGCGCGAAGGCAAATTCCGCGAGGACTTGTATTATCGTCTGACTGCTCATCATGTGAGCCTGCCCCCCCTGCGGGAGCGTCCCGAGGACGTTCGGCCTTTGCTGGATCATTTCCTCAGATTGGAAGCCGAGGAACTGGGCAAGGCCGTGCCCACGTATCATCCCGAACTCGTTAATTTGCTGCGCACCTATCGTTTTCCCGGCAACATCCGCGAATTCAAGGCCATGGTCGGCGATGCCCTGAGTCGTCACACCTCGCGCATGCTTTCCTCGGCTTCGTTTCGGGAACACATGAACACCGAGGAGTGCCTGTGCGAACCGGAAGGGGAGACTCTTGTCGGAACCGGGCTGGAATGCCTGCGCTTCGACCCGGAGAATCTGCCCGGACTCAAGGATGCCGTATCCCATGTCTCCTCCGTGCTCATTGAACAGGCCATGGAGAAGTCCGGAGGCAATCAGAGCGCGGCGGCGCGCATTCTGGGCATTTCCCAGCAGGCCTTGAGCCTCAAGCTGAAAAAGATGCGCGAGGCGGCCTGA
- a CDS encoding 2-hydroxymuconate tautomerase family protein: MPYVNIRITREGATREQKERLIHGATQLLVDVLGKNPATTVVVIDEVDTDNWGIGGECVTELRARESG, encoded by the coding sequence ATGCCATACGTGAACATTCGCATCACTCGGGAAGGAGCAACCAGAGAACAGAAGGAACGTCTGATCCATGGAGCCACACAACTGCTCGTGGACGTGCTCGGCAAGAATCCGGCCACCACGGTCGTGGTGATCGACGAAGTGGACACGGACAACTGGGGGATTGGCGGAGAGTGCGTCACGGAATTGCGCGCCCGTGAAAGCGGGTAG